Proteins from one Enterobacter bugandensis genomic window:
- the mlaF gene encoding phospholipid ABC transporter ATP-binding protein MlaF has protein sequence MSQTMANIVDVRGVSFSRGNRLIFDDISLTVPRGKITAIMGPSGIGKTTLLRLIGGQIPPDSGEILFDGENVPEMSRSRLYTVRKRMSMLFQSGALFTDMNVFDNVAYPLREHTSLPSELLKSTVMMKLEAVGLRGAAKLMPSELSGGMARRAALARAIALEPDLIMFDEPFVGQDPITMGVLVKLISELNSALGVTCIVVSHDVPEVLSIADYAYIVADKKIVAHGSAQALQENCDPRVRQFLDGIADGPVPFRYPAGDYRDDLLGIGS, from the coding sequence ATGAGCCAAACGATGGCGAATATCGTCGATGTCCGCGGTGTGAGTTTTTCTCGCGGCAATCGACTGATATTCGATGATATTTCGTTGACCGTACCGCGTGGCAAAATCACCGCCATCATGGGGCCGTCCGGGATCGGTAAAACGACCCTCCTGCGCCTTATTGGTGGTCAGATCCCACCGGATAGCGGTGAAATCCTCTTCGATGGCGAAAACGTCCCGGAGATGTCGCGCTCGCGCCTGTATACTGTCCGCAAACGTATGAGTATGCTCTTTCAGTCGGGGGCGTTGTTCACCGACATGAACGTCTTTGATAACGTGGCCTATCCGCTGCGCGAGCATACCAGCCTGCCGTCTGAGCTGCTGAAAAGCACGGTGATGATGAAGCTTGAAGCTGTGGGGTTGCGGGGAGCCGCGAAGCTAATGCCTTCGGAGCTGTCCGGCGGGATGGCGCGCCGCGCCGCGCTGGCGCGAGCTATTGCATTAGAGCCCGATTTAATCATGTTCGACGAACCGTTCGTCGGGCAGGATCCCATCACGATGGGCGTGCTGGTAAAGCTCATCTCTGAACTGAACAGCGCGCTCGGCGTCACCTGTATCGTGGTGTCTCACGATGTACCGGAAGTGTTGAGCATTGCCGATTACGCCTATATCGTGGCGGACAAAAAGATCGTTGCACACGGCAGCGCCCAGGCGCTGCAGGAAAATTGCGATCCACGCGTGCGGCAGTTCCTCGACGGTATTGCTGACGGACCCGTACCGTTCCGCTACCCGGCGGGCGATTATCGTGACGATTTACTGGGAATAGGGAGTTAA
- a CDS encoding calcium/sodium antiporter — translation MLLATALLIIGLLLVVYSADRLVFAASILCRLTGVPPVVIGMTVVSVGTSLPEIIVSVSASLHGQLDLAIGTAIGSNIVNILLILGLAALLHPFRVHSDVLRRELPLMLVVSLLAGCVFYDGVLSYSDGIFLLALAVIWLLYSVKIARQAEKQGQDSLTREQVAELPREGTLPVALLWLGVALIIMPMATRMVVDNATVLANYFAMSELTIGLTVIAIGTSLPELATAIAGARKGEDDIAIGNIIGSNIFNIAIVMGLPALITPGPFNPLAFSRDYGVMLLVSVIFALLCWRRQRQIGKGAGALLTGGFIVWMAMLYWLSPLLSG, via the coding sequence ATGCTTTTAGCAACAGCACTGTTAATCATTGGTTTACTGTTAGTGGTCTACAGTGCTGACCGTTTAGTCTTTGCTGCATCTATCCTGTGTCGCCTGACGGGTGTACCGCCTGTAGTCATCGGGATGACCGTGGTCAGCGTTGGCACGTCACTTCCTGAAATCATCGTCTCCGTCTCGGCGTCGCTGCATGGTCAGTTAGACCTGGCAATTGGCACCGCGATTGGCTCTAACATCGTCAATATATTACTGATTTTAGGCCTTGCGGCACTGCTCCATCCATTTCGCGTGCATTCTGATGTTCTGCGCCGTGAATTGCCGCTAATGTTAGTCGTAAGCCTGCTGGCAGGGTGCGTATTTTATGATGGCGTATTGAGCTATAGCGACGGCATTTTCCTGCTGGCGTTGGCCGTCATCTGGTTACTGTATAGTGTTAAAATTGCCCGCCAGGCGGAAAAACAGGGTCAGGATAGCCTGACGCGTGAACAGGTTGCCGAACTCCCGCGGGAAGGCACGCTGCCGGTCGCCCTCCTCTGGCTTGGCGTTGCGCTGATTATCATGCCGATGGCAACACGCATGGTCGTGGATAACGCGACGGTACTGGCGAACTATTTCGCCATGAGCGAACTGACGATTGGCCTGACGGTTATTGCTATCGGCACCAGCCTGCCGGAGCTGGCCACCGCCATTGCGGGGGCGCGTAAAGGGGAAGATGACATCGCCATTGGTAATATCATCGGCTCCAACATATTTAATATCGCGATTGTCATGGGCCTGCCGGCTCTGATTACGCCGGGGCCGTTTAATCCTCTGGCGTTTTCACGCGATTACGGGGTGATGTTGCTGGTCAGCGTGATATTTGCCCTGCTCTGCTGGCGGCGGCAACGCCAGATCGGCAAAGGCGCAGGCGCGCTGCTGACGGGTGGATTTATCGTATGGATGGCGATGCTGTACTGGCTCTCGCCTCTTCTCTCTGGGTAA